In one Dehalococcoidia bacterium genomic region, the following are encoded:
- a CDS encoding MaoC family dehydratase: MSADGVYYDDVDLGDEVGPVERMVSDDQVIEFTQVWGREEGPTRFTSREKAQSEGLPEAIVPGAMNIAIMSQLITAWSPTVRLVKLDVVFRSPVLHNRPLTLRGMITDKDMVDGEPQIECDVTMENEEGTPHVIGKATVSLPMRIEN; the protein is encoded by the coding sequence ATGAGCGCCGACGGAGTCTACTACGATGACGTCGACCTCGGAGACGAGGTCGGACCAGTAGAGCGAATGGTGTCCGACGACCAGGTGATCGAGTTCACACAGGTCTGGGGACGCGAGGAAGGCCCGACACGGTTCACCAGCCGTGAGAAGGCCCAGAGCGAGGGGCTGCCCGAGGCGATCGTTCCGGGAGCGATGAACATCGCGATCATGTCCCAGCTCATCACTGCGTGGTCACCGACAGTAAGGCTGGTCAAGCTGGACGTGGTGTTCCGAAGTCCGGTGCTGCACAACCGTCCGCTGACGCTGCGCGGCATGATCACCGACAAGGACATGGTGGATGGCGAGCCTCAGATCGAGTGCGACGTCACGATGGAGAACGAAGAGGGCACTCCACACGTAATAGGCAAGGCGACGGTGTCGCTGCCAATGAGAATTGAGAATTAG
- a CDS encoding SDR family oxidoreductase, whose amino-acid sequence MGEFDGKVAIVTGAGRLRGIGRAAAVGFAKQGANVVVTGTGRDPSTFPDDEKAVNWRDIHSVADQIESHGVKALPLVADVTNKDDVQNMIDQAVKEFGRVDMLVNNAAFARGPDRVPVLDLDDRIFQLVIDIKIGGTYLCTKAFVAALQEQGHGGKIVNISCANTLAYNAANFAIVGMTQSMAHEFGPMGINVNCVCPGAVDTHRMDDIPRDTRWVEMAERTPIGRNGTDDETGEFCVYLCTEAAAWIHGQSININGGSVMEH is encoded by the coding sequence ATGGGCGAATTTGATGGAAAGGTCGCGATAGTCACAGGCGCAGGCAGGCTCCGAGGCATCGGAAGAGCCGCCGCTGTCGGCTTCGCGAAGCAGGGCGCGAACGTAGTTGTAACCGGAACGGGCAGGGACCCTTCGACGTTCCCGGACGACGAGAAGGCCGTCAACTGGCGCGACATTCACAGTGTTGCCGACCAGATCGAGTCGCACGGCGTAAAGGCTCTGCCGCTGGTCGCAGACGTCACCAACAAGGACGATGTCCAGAACATGATCGATCAGGCCGTGAAGGAGTTCGGACGCGTCGACATGCTCGTCAACAACGCCGCCTTCGCGCGCGGCCCTGACCGCGTTCCCGTGCTCGATCTCGATGACAGAATCTTCCAGCTTGTCATCGACATCAAGATCGGCGGCACCTACCTGTGCACCAAGGCGTTCGTCGCCGCTCTCCAGGAGCAGGGTCACGGCGGAAAGATCGTCAACATCTCGTGCGCGAACACGCTGGCATACAACGCCGCCAACTTCGCAATCGTGGGCATGACCCAGTCGATGGCACACGAGTTCGGCCCCATGGGCATCAACGTAAACTGCGTCTGCCCGGGAGCCGTCGATACGCACAGGATGGACGACATCCCCCGCGATACGCGCTGGGTCGAGATGGCGGAGCGGACTCCGATCGGTCGAAACGGCACGGACGACGAGACAGGCGAGTTTTGCGTCTACCTCTGCACCGAGGCCGCCGCGTGGATCCACGGCCAGTCGATCAACATCAACGGCGGCTCAGTGATGGAGCACTAG
- a CDS encoding ABC transporter permease — translation MRPLDRRTVQDDRPIRHRPIVSFFTRLAKEKPLGLLGGLIVLLMLLSGIFAEFLAQHEMDEINLIDRLVGTTINYPLGTDHLGRDILSRMIYGARVSMTVGMAASTLAVAVAVIIAVPSGYFSGKYDIVLQRLVDGFMSFPSLIVLLTVMSIVGRGLPQIILVLGVVHGIGTSRVIRGAVIGIKENDYFTASEAVGNTTLRTLMLYIMPNVMAPTIIVFTTSIGAMILWEASLSFLGFGLPPEAASWGGMLSTEGRTYMEMKPALALWPGLAITAVVYGINMFGDAMRDLLDPRLRGSR, via the coding sequence ATGAGACCACTCGACCGCAGGACTGTTCAGGATGATAGGCCAATCAGGCATCGGCCCATAGTAAGTTTCTTCACCAGACTCGCAAAAGAGAAGCCCTTGGGGCTTTTGGGAGGGCTGATCGTCCTGCTGATGCTGCTCAGCGGTATCTTCGCGGAGTTCTTGGCTCAACACGAGATGGACGAGATCAACCTCATAGATAGATTAGTTGGAACGACGATCAACTATCCCCTAGGGACGGACCATTTGGGGAGAGACATACTAAGCCGCATGATCTACGGAGCCCGGGTCTCGATGACCGTTGGCATGGCAGCCTCTACTCTTGCGGTCGCTGTCGCTGTGATCATTGCGGTCCCTTCAGGATACTTCAGCGGAAAGTATGACATCGTTCTTCAGAGGTTGGTCGACGGATTCATGTCCTTTCCATCCCTCATCGTGCTGTTAACGGTGATGTCGATTGTTGGGCGGGGGCTGCCGCAGATTATCCTGGTTCTTGGTGTGGTGCACGGAATAGGTACGTCCCGCGTGATAAGGGGCGCGGTTATCGGAATTAAGGAGAATGACTACTTTACCGCATCCGAGGCCGTTGGAAACACTACGCTTAGAACACTGATGCTGTACATCATGCCGAATGTCATGGCTCCCACAATCATCGTTTTCACTACCTCGATAGGCGCCATGATCCTATGGGAGGCATCCCTTAGCTTCTTGGGATTCGGTCTTCCCCCCGAGGCCGCAAGTTGGGGTGGAATGCTCAGCACCGAAGGCCGCACTTACATGGAGATGAAACCAGCCTTGGCCCTGTGGCCCGGACTCGCCATCACTGCGGTCGTCTACGGCATAAACATGTTCGGCGACGCCATGCGTGACCTGCTCGATCCTCGTCTCAGGGGCAGCCGCTAA
- a CDS encoding ABC transporter permease: MIVFLTVRLLPGDIVDSIAKSAVLAGGGPVDREAIERVLGLDVPIYVQYARWLGDIVLHGDLGDSLRSGEPVAAKIGSRLAVTFELGLISIVMALLIGLPIGIYSAIRPDTIGDYLGRSVSITLIAIPSFWAATLVVLYPSIWWGWSPPMELIPFSEDPLGNLGQFIIPSFVTGMWMSGVGMRMTRTMMLEEMRKDHIRTAWAKGLGEGVVVTRHALKNALIPVISIIGLELPMLVAGAIIAEQIFALPGMGRLLLEALHGKDYTVISGVNLIIATAIVMSNLLVDLSYAYLDPRVRYS, encoded by the coding sequence ATGATAGTCTTCCTGACCGTGCGCCTCTTGCCGGGAGATATAGTAGACAGCATCGCCAAGAGTGCGGTATTGGCCGGTGGGGGACCCGTAGACCGCGAAGCAATCGAACGCGTCCTTGGTCTGGATGTCCCGATCTACGTTCAGTATGCTCGCTGGCTTGGCGACATCGTTCTGCACGGTGATCTGGGCGACTCCCTGCGCTCCGGTGAACCGGTGGCTGCGAAGATCGGCAGTAGGTTGGCGGTTACTTTTGAGCTCGGGCTCATCTCCATAGTGATGGCATTGCTAATAGGGCTGCCAATTGGCATATATTCGGCAATCCGCCCTGATACGATCGGTGACTATCTGGGCCGCAGCGTGTCCATAACCCTCATAGCCATACCTAGCTTCTGGGCCGCGACCCTAGTAGTACTCTACCCCTCCATCTGGTGGGGATGGTCACCCCCAATGGAGTTAATTCCATTCTCCGAGGATCCCTTGGGCAACTTGGGTCAGTTCATAATTCCTTCTTTCGTCACGGGCATGTGGATGTCGGGGGTCGGAATGAGAATGACCCGCACCATGATGTTGGAAGAGATGCGCAAGGACCACATCAGGACCGCCTGGGCAAAGGGCCTAGGTGAGGGAGTCGTTGTCACAAGGCATGCCCTCAAGAACGCATTGATTCCGGTAATCAGCATCATAGGCTTGGAGCTTCCGATGCTGGTAGCTGGCGCGATCATTGCTGAGCAGATATTCGCCCTGCCCGGCATGGGGCGCCTGCTGCTGGAGGCACTGCACGGAAAAGACTACACAGTGATATCCGGGGTTAACCTGATCATCGCGACCGCGATAGTGATGTCGAACCTACTGGTGGATCTCTCATACGCCTATCTGGACCCAAGAGTCCGGTACAGCTAG
- a CDS encoding ABC transporter substrate-binding protein, which produces MRTVSSIRLAITSALVATLLVTALACTRTVEVPGETVVVEKEVVKTVEVPGETVKIEVVKEVEVPGETVVVEKEVVKTVEVPGETVTIEVVKEVEVPGQTVVVEKQVPVVTEVVKEVVVEGERFTRNIWGQVVEKPQYGGTIPVAIDGDFVSWDPMDILKGQGASWTNQMIFNRLGQVDYSIPRDQFDATALSSIDTTTGALAESWEQVDPLTLRFTIRQGVNWQNKGLPAGREMNAKDVEFSFHRSMGLGSGFTEPGPYVNQVKALPVTSVEAVDDWTVEVKSSEFSFKTLEVLFFESSGGAVIVPPEMINEYGNEQGSITEWKHIVGTGPYLVTDYRDGSSATFEKNANYWEFDPVHPANRLPYADEIKMLIIPDIATKVAALRTGRIAMLGGRGMPLDQVWSLQKTNPELVVTKVAGTSVNMAFNLSRQPLGNHNVRIAMQKALDLNTVAQAYYRGFADPTPIGSAFPLAGQFTPYEEWPDETKWKYMYDPEAAEKLLDEAGLPRGSDGVRFKTTMDVTDGWGADLDVMLIARDYWKRVGIDVEIIQLSDGDYAWQKNQALDYDLVQCGCRGKMLDAISTLRGRFHSTKGWGNTADDPMWGAGSVYAVNDPTFDAFVDAAETATTREELNDNIRKMEQYYSDQVWALFWPPVVQAVRMNPPWIKGYNGEAGALDEGWTIALKFTWVDQELKSDMGH; this is translated from the coding sequence ATGCGAACTGTTTCTTCAATCCGACTGGCGATCACATCCGCACTGGTAGCCACGTTGCTTGTTACAGCGTTGGCATGCACAAGAACAGTCGAGGTTCCTGGTGAGACGGTGGTGGTGGAGAAAGAGGTAGTCAAGACGGTCGAAGTGCCAGGTGAGACCGTTAAGATAGAGGTGGTGAAGGAGGTTGAGGTTCCTGGTGAGACGGTGGTGGTGGAGAAAGAGGTAGTCAAGACGGTCGAAGTGCCAGGTGAGACCGTGACCATAGAGGTGGTGAAGGAGGTCGAGGTTCCCGGTCAGACAGTAGTGGTGGAAAAGCAGGTCCCGGTAGTCACAGAGGTAGTGAAGGAAGTGGTGGTTGAGGGCGAGAGATTCACTAGGAACATCTGGGGACAGGTGGTGGAGAAGCCTCAATATGGTGGGACGATCCCCGTCGCTATAGATGGTGACTTCGTCTCTTGGGATCCAATGGACATCCTCAAGGGCCAGGGTGCTTCCTGGACTAACCAGATGATCTTTAACAGGCTGGGTCAAGTAGACTACTCGATACCCCGGGACCAGTTCGATGCCACCGCCTTGTCTTCCATCGATACGACAACTGGAGCACTGGCAGAAAGCTGGGAGCAGGTCGACCCCCTGACACTCAGGTTCACTATACGTCAGGGTGTAAACTGGCAGAATAAGGGCCTGCCCGCTGGCCGCGAGATGAACGCCAAGGATGTCGAGTTCAGCTTCCATAGGTCGATGGGCCTTGGCAGTGGGTTCACTGAACCTGGGCCGTATGTCAACCAGGTAAAGGCTCTTCCCGTCACCTCCGTTGAGGCCGTCGACGATTGGACGGTGGAGGTGAAGTCTTCAGAATTCAGCTTTAAGACCCTGGAAGTGCTGTTCTTCGAATCGAGTGGCGGCGCGGTTATCGTCCCTCCTGAAATGATTAATGAATATGGGAACGAGCAAGGATCTATCACCGAATGGAAGCACATTGTCGGTACCGGACCTTACCTCGTAACTGACTATCGCGATGGGTCATCTGCGACGTTTGAGAAGAATGCAAACTACTGGGAATTCGATCCAGTCCACCCAGCGAACCGCTTGCCGTATGCTGACGAAATCAAGATGCTCATCATTCCGGATATTGCGACCAAGGTTGCCGCTCTGAGAACCGGCAGGATTGCGATGCTGGGAGGACGAGGGATGCCACTCGACCAGGTCTGGAGCTTGCAAAAGACCAATCCCGAACTTGTGGTTACGAAAGTAGCAGGAACTTCGGTGAATATGGCGTTTAACCTCTCAAGGCAGCCACTGGGGAACCACAATGTGCGCATCGCCATGCAGAAAGCGCTTGACTTGAACACTGTGGCACAGGCCTACTACCGGGGCTTCGCAGACCCTACTCCGATAGGCAGCGCCTTCCCCCTTGCGGGCCAGTTCACGCCTTATGAGGAATGGCCTGACGAGACAAAGTGGAAGTACATGTACGACCCAGAGGCTGCTGAGAAGCTCCTTGATGAGGCCGGACTGCCCAGAGGATCGGATGGCGTCAGGTTCAAGACCACAATGGATGTAACCGACGGTTGGGGCGCCGACCTTGATGTGATGCTGATTGCCAGAGACTACTGGAAACGGGTCGGTATAGACGTCGAGATCATTCAGCTCTCTGATGGCGACTACGCATGGCAGAAGAACCAAGCCCTTGACTACGACTTAGTGCAGTGCGGTTGCAGGGGGAAGATGTTGGATGCCATCTCCACCCTTCGCGGTCGCTTCCACTCAACGAAGGGCTGGGGCAACACCGCAGATGATCCCATGTGGGGCGCGGGTAGTGTCTACGCCGTAAACGACCCGACTTTCGATGCCTTTGTGGACGCGGCCGAAACGGCTACCACACGTGAGGAGTTGAATGACAACATCAGGAAAATGGAGCAGTACTACTCCGACCAGGTTTGGGCGCTGTTCTGGCCTCCTGTAGTCCAAGCCGTCAGGATGAACCCGCCTTGGATCAAGGGTTACAACGGCGAAGCCGGCGCTCTGGATGAGGGCTGGACGATTGCTCTCAAGTTCACTTGGGTTGACCAAGAACTGAAGAGCGACATGGGGCACTAG
- a CDS encoding alpha/beta hydrolase, giving the protein MTTLHNTRGDVRSIVHHDHEVCTTWGIIWVWGARDGFAGPAEGIYRDIAEELRHEITSVRIGYRQPNVISECVMAALVGVSFLTGTGHTDIALVGHSFRGAVVISTAPFSEEIKALSALSSQTYGAQRAAQVALRPLLLAHGANDTRFPPYCSEMIHSWAEEPKELVLYPGAEHGLVECKDELRTMLRDWLRGNLGL; this is encoded by the coding sequence TTGACGACACTCCACAACACGCGAGGAGACGTCCGGTCGATTGTCCACCACGACCACGAAGTCTGCACCACCTGGGGCATCATCTGGGTGTGGGGAGCGCGAGACGGCTTCGCAGGCCCGGCCGAGGGCATCTACCGCGACATCGCCGAGGAGCTTCGGCATGAGATCACCTCGGTCAGAATCGGCTACCGCCAGCCGAACGTGATCTCGGAGTGCGTGATGGCCGCGCTGGTCGGCGTCTCGTTCCTGACCGGCACCGGGCACACCGACATCGCACTGGTAGGACACTCGTTCCGAGGCGCAGTCGTCATATCGACCGCGCCGTTCAGCGAGGAGATCAAGGCCCTATCCGCGCTGTCCAGTCAGACCTACGGCGCACAGCGCGCAGCCCAAGTCGCCCTGCGTCCGCTACTCCTGGCGCACGGCGCCAACGACACACGCTTTCCCCCATACTGCTCCGAAATGATCCACTCCTGGGCCGAAGAGCCCAAGGAGCTGGTCCTCTACCCCGGAGCCGAACACGGCCTCGTCGAGTGCAAAGACGAGCTGAGGACGATGCTGCGCGACTGGCTGAGGGGGAATCTGGGGTTGTAG